From Aquificota bacterium, one genomic window encodes:
- a CDS encoding heterodisulfide reductase subunit B, giving the protein MAHGHGFGHNSPGGLLRYPEKPPFPLKEYNAHYDHIFEMMEELEAKGEILIHRITEEHQPVEVYTRTGRIKLIPTNKLWHHKSCGQCGNIPGYPASIFWFMNKFGLDYLNEPHQTSCTAWNYHGSGTSNPVALAAVWLRNMHQAWKTGYYPLIHCGTSFGSYKETREQLIMNKELRDAVKPILKKLGRLTEDGRIVIPQEIVHYSEWVHAMRYRIAELYQKEGKPKGIDVSNVRVAIHNACHTYKMIADDYPYDPEVFNGQRPAASTAVVKALGAQVVDYSTWYDCCGFGFRHILTEREFTRSFAIQRKLKVIAEEVKADLIVTHDTGCTTTFEKNQWIGKAHGMYHPVAVMSDVMFAALACGAHPFKVVQLYWNCSNYEPLLEKMGITNWRELRKEWEDTVKYIAELEKAGKYDELMEFFKEYDLYEPYSRTSTGKPRASATANMPLFKS; this is encoded by the coding sequence ATGGCACACGGGCATGGTTTTGGACATAACAGCCCAGGAGGGCTTTTGAGGTATCCAGAAAAGCCGCCTTTCCCGCTCAAGGAGTATAACGCTCACTACGACCACATCTTTGAAATGATGGAAGAGCTTGAGGCAAAGGGCGAAATTCTCATACATAGAATCACCGAGGAACATCAACCTGTAGAGGTCTACACAAGAACTGGAAGGATAAAGCTTATACCCACCAACAAGCTTTGGCACCACAAGTCTTGTGGTCAGTGTGGAAACATACCAGGATACCCAGCTTCTATCTTTTGGTTTATGAACAAGTTTGGCCTTGACTATCTCAATGAACCACATCAAACCTCTTGTACCGCATGGAACTATCACGGCTCTGGCACATCCAACCCTGTAGCCCTTGCAGCAGTTTGGCTCAGGAATATGCACCAAGCTTGGAAGACAGGCTACTATCCTCTAATCCACTGTGGAACCTCTTTTGGTTCTTATAAGGAGACAAGGGAACAGCTCATTATGAACAAGGAACTAAGGGATGCGGTAAAGCCCATCCTCAAAAAGCTCGGAAGGCTTACAGAGGATGGAAGGATAGTAATACCACAAGAGATAGTTCACTACTCCGAGTGGGTCCATGCTATGAGGTATAGGATCGCCGAACTATATCAAAAGGAAGGAAAGCCCAAGGGCATAGATGTTTCCAACGTAAGGGTTGCTATACACAACGCTTGCCACACATACAAGATGATAGCTGACGACTATCCTTATGACCCAGAGGTCTTTAACGGCCAAAGGCCTGCCGCTTCCACCGCTGTAGTCAAGGCTCTTGGCGCCCAAGTGGTGGATTACTCCACCTGGTATGACTGCTGTGGCTTTGGCTTTAGACACATACTAACAGAAAGGGAATTTACCAGGTCTTTTGCCATACAAAGGAAGCTAAAGGTTATAGCCGAAGAAGTAAAGGCAGACCTTATAGTTACTCACGACACTGGTTGCACCACCACCTTTGAAAAGAACCAGTGGATAGGAAAGGCTCATGGTATGTACCATCCTGTAGCCGTTATGTCCGATGTTATGTTTGCAGCTTTGGCATGTGGCGCCCATCCCTTCAAAGTGGTCCAGCTCTACTGGAACTGCTCCAACTATGAGCCACTCCTTGAGAAGATGGGTATTACCAACTGGAGAGAGCTAAGGAAAGAATGGGAAGACACGGTCAAGTACATAGCTGAGCTTGAAAAGGCGGGCAAATACGACGAGCTTATGGAGTTCTTCAAGGAGTATGACCTTTATGAGCCTTACAGCAGAACGTCCACAGGAAAGCCAAGGGCTTCTGCAACGGCCAATATGCCTCTGTTTAAGTCCTAA
- a CDS encoding CoB--CoM heterodisulfide reductase iron-sulfur subunit A family protein: MAKSVLVIGGGPAGLSAARALGRLGVPTILVEKDGQLGGNPIKNHYHTLIPRKLKPSQVIGPYIKEVESNPNIKVLLNTELTACEGEAGSFKVTLSNGEKHEVGAIIVATGFEHFDPRRKGELGYGLYPDVITNLELERMFSQEGRLYRPSNGQLPKRVAFVFCVGSRDRQLGVTNVHCCRYGCALSGLQGMEIREHYPDVDVFCYYMDVRTYGTWEYPFYWAPQEKYGVRYVRGRIAEITYSPADGRLRVKHEDTIVQRPSEVPMDLVVLVLGMEPSPGTKKVAKILGLSQDPDSQFLIPSDESGSNIISNKPGIFIAGACKGPIDIESSFSEGEAAAAEAAAFIGAKVTV; this comes from the coding sequence ATGGCTAAAAGTGTGTTGGTAATCGGAGGTGGTCCTGCTGGACTTTCAGCAGCAAGGGCTTTGGGAAGGCTTGGTGTTCCCACCATACTGGTGGAAAAGGATGGCCAGCTTGGTGGAAACCCCATCAAAAACCACTACCACACCCTCATTCCAAGGAAGCTAAAGCCCTCTCAAGTGATAGGCCCCTACATAAAGGAGGTGGAGAGCAACCCCAACATTAAAGTGCTTCTTAATACGGAGCTTACCGCTTGTGAGGGTGAGGCAGGTTCCTTTAAAGTGACCCTTTCCAACGGAGAAAAGCATGAGGTAGGTGCTATCATAGTGGCCACAGGCTTTGAACACTTTGACCCAAGAAGGAAGGGAGAGCTTGGCTATGGCCTCTATCCCGACGTTATAACAAACCTTGAGCTTGAAAGGATGTTCTCTCAAGAAGGAAGGCTATACAGACCTTCCAACGGGCAGTTGCCCAAGAGGGTTGCTTTTGTCTTCTGCGTTGGTTCCAGGGACAGACAGCTTGGAGTTACCAACGTGCACTGCTGTAGGTATGGTTGCGCCCTCTCTGGCCTTCAAGGAATGGAGATAAGAGAACATTATCCAGATGTGGATGTTTTCTGCTACTACATGGATGTAAGAACCTACGGCACATGGGAATATCCCTTCTACTGGGCGCCACAGGAGAAGTACGGCGTTAGGTATGTAAGGGGTAGGATAGCGGAAATAACCTACAGCCCTGCCGATGGTAGGCTAAGGGTAAAGCATGAAGATACCATAGTGCAAAGGCCTTCTGAAGTTCCTATGGACCTTGTGGTGCTTGTGCTTGGCATGGAGCCATCCCCAGGAACAAAGAAAGTAGCCAAGATACTAGGACTTTCCCAAGATCCAGACAGCCAATTCCTCATACCTTCCGATGAATCTGGTTCCAACATCATATCCAACAAGCCCGGCATATTCATAGCTGGAGCCTGTAAGGGACCCATAGACATAGAGTCTTCCTTCTCCGAAGGCGAAGCCGCAGCCGCAGAAGCTGCAGCCTTTATAGGCGCAAAGGTGACCGTATGA
- a CDS encoding 4Fe-4S dicluster domain-containing protein, with product MAIHERSLVEPERILRKERLVIDGVDVSGDWNLIILPRVISDYDLDFAKEIINSPDGKTINQCYQCSYCTASCPVHNYWDERYNPRHFIYLARLGLIDELQKRADVMWRCVSCHKCTHRCPKGVLVEEVLKVILRTMAKKGLIEEYPSKKFDKFFTESVLEYGRIEDGELLFGWIEKQGYKVFKDPILKKPVPFIGETPEWLKQLTLKPIKSMNIDFLILNAKHMLFHPRTKNWSKFKQVLRKVMQEEGALH from the coding sequence ATGGCAATACACGAAAGAAGCCTTGTAGAGCCAGAGAGAATCCTAAGAAAAGAGAGGCTTGTAATTGATGGTGTGGATGTATCTGGGGACTGGAACCTTATCATACTCCCCAGGGTTATAAGCGACTATGACCTTGACTTTGCCAAGGAGATCATAAACTCTCCCGACGGCAAGACCATAAACCAATGCTACCAATGTTCTTACTGTACAGCCTCATGCCCAGTCCATAACTACTGGGATGAAAGGTACAATCCAAGGCACTTTATCTACCTTGCCAGGCTTGGCCTCATAGATGAGCTTCAAAAAAGAGCGGATGTAATGTGGAGGTGCGTCTCTTGCCACAAATGCACCCACAGATGCCCAAAGGGTGTTTTGGTGGAAGAGGTGCTAAAGGTTATCCTAAGGACCATGGCCAAGAAAGGCCTAATAGAGGAATATCCTTCCAAGAAGTTTGACAAGTTCTTTACCGAGTCTGTGCTTGAGTATGGAAGGATAGAGGATGGTGAGCTTCTCTTTGGATGGATAGAAAAGCAAGGCTACAAGGTCTTCAAAGACCCCATACTCAAAAAGCCTGTGCCTTTTATAGGAGAAACACCCGAGTGGCTAAAACAGCTTACCCTAAAACCAATAAAGTCTATGAACATAGACTTCCTAATACTAAACGCCAAGCACATGCTCTTCCACCCCAGAACCAAAAACTGGAGCAAGTTCAAACAGGTTTTGCGTAAAGTTATGCAAGAAGAAGGAGCATTACATTAA
- a CDS encoding CoB--CoM heterodisulfide reductase iron-sulfur subunit B family protein, producing the protein MGVIGKRVAYYPGCSLEGAARAYDVSTRIVAKELGLELDYLEDYNCCGAMESKNVTFMGTMLLNARNMSLARKQGHNVIVAPCNGCSFSLQRAEYFLETDRAVYEKVNALLREGGVDPLDQIPHTYHILEWFYHEAGPQKVKEKTRKPLRGLKVANYYGCLYTRPHFYSRTYAHAGGQDEEARPRRRETADDDEHPYYMNALLEAAGATSVEFEPMHTQCCGGPHSLSDEMVSEKFVMMILQTAKRNGADIIATECPLCHASLEMYRHRLMMKGVPDVDVPAAYFTQLLGLAFGYSANDVKLKDNLSDPLPALKRLGLA; encoded by the coding sequence ATGGGTGTGATAGGAAAAAGAGTGGCATACTACCCAGGCTGTTCCCTTGAGGGTGCAGCAAGGGCTTATGATGTTTCCACCAGAATAGTGGCTAAGGAGCTTGGCCTTGAGCTTGACTACCTTGAGGACTACAACTGCTGTGGTGCCATGGAGTCCAAAAATGTGACCTTTATGGGCACCATGCTATTAAACGCCAGAAATATGTCCCTGGCAAGGAAGCAAGGACACAACGTAATAGTGGCACCCTGTAATGGATGTTCCTTTTCCCTACAGAGGGCCGAATACTTCTTGGAAACAGACAGGGCTGTTTATGAAAAGGTGAATGCCCTCCTTAGAGAAGGTGGTGTGGACCCCTTAGACCAAATACCCCATACCTACCATATCCTTGAGTGGTTCTACCATGAGGCAGGGCCTCAAAAGGTCAAGGAAAAGACCAGAAAGCCCTTAAGAGGCCTAAAGGTGGCCAACTACTATGGATGCCTATACACAAGGCCACACTTCTATTCTAGGACCTACGCCCACGCGGGTGGTCAAGACGAAGAGGCAAGGCCAAGAAGAAGGGAAACGGCGGACGATGATGAACATCCTTACTACATGAACGCCCTCCTTGAGGCAGCTGGAGCAACCAGCGTAGAGTTTGAACCTATGCATACCCAATGCTGTGGAGGACCTCACTCCCTATCGGACGAGATGGTTTCTGAGAAGTTTGTAATGATGATACTACAGACTGCCAAAAGGAACGGTGCGGATATTATAGCTACTGAATGTCCTCTCTGCCATGCTTCCCTTGAAATGTACAGGCATAGGCTAATGATGAAAGGTGTACCCGATGTGGATGTGCCCGCAGCCTACTTTACACAACTTCTTGGGCTAGCCTTTGGCTACAGCGCCAACGATGTTAAGTTAAAGGACAACCTTTCTGATCCTCTGCCAGCTCTCAAAAGATTAGGATTGGCATAG
- a CDS encoding glycine cleavage system protein H, with translation MGLVQEPQSSNEWEYNGCVIPLDLYYDIETQTWLRVNEDGTVTMGLTDVGQVRAGRLLHARIKDKGKVIKKGKPVASLESGKWAGPINALVEGEVIERNEKVLEQPDIINYDPYGEGWIVKMKPFDLERDLKDLLYGKDAIEEMRKYIDEWDIICMRCT, from the coding sequence ATGGGATTGGTGCAGGAGCCTCAAAGTTCTAACGAATGGGAATACAACGGATGTGTAATTCCATTAGACCTTTACTATGATATAGAAACACAAACCTGGCTAAGGGTTAATGAAGATGGTACAGTTACTATGGGCCTTACGGATGTAGGCCAGGTTAGGGCTGGGAGGCTCCTGCACGCAAGGATAAAGGACAAGGGTAAGGTTATAAAAAAGGGAAAGCCTGTGGCATCTTTGGAAAGCGGTAAATGGGCAGGTCCCATAAACGCCCTTGTAGAAGGCGAAGTGATTGAAAGGAACGAAAAGGTCTTAGAACAGCCCGATATAATAAACTATGACCCCTATGGTGAAGGTTGGATAGTTAAGATGAAGCCCTTTGACTTAGAAAGGGACCTAAAGGACCTGCTCTATGGCAAAGATGCCATAGAGGAGATGAGAAAGTATATTGATGAGTGGGATATAATCTGTATGAGGTGTACATGA
- a CDS encoding thioredoxin family protein: MAAKDKHVILLVSQWCATCPDADALWRKLQAEYGFKYEVLDVAQPEGRMWAKKLIVRAVPSTIIDGKLAFVGVPEESEARRAIES, translated from the coding sequence ATGGCGGCAAAGGACAAGCATGTAATATTGCTTGTTTCTCAATGGTGTGCCACATGTCCAGATGCAGATGCCTTATGGAGAAAATTGCAAGCAGAATACGGCTTTAAGTATGAGGTTTTGGACGTGGCACAGCCAGAGGGTAGGATGTGGGCAAAGAAGCTAATTGTTAGAGCGGTACCTTCCACCATAATAGACGGGAAGCTTGCTTTCGTTGGCGTGCCAGAGGAATCCGAAGCCAGGAGGGCGATAGAGTCGTGA
- a CDS encoding DsrE family protein encodes MKVIILMTSGPRTPWRCASPFYIAALMAANEAEVEMFFNMDGTRLLKKGVAERIIPGEPNCLSPNGKKLKTVYDFMKDAKQAGVKFYSCKQAIDSLGYKPEDLIPELDGVYPASEFALRAMEADKVLTF; translated from the coding sequence GTGAAGGTTATCATCCTTATGACCAGCGGACCAAGGACGCCTTGGCGTTGTGCCTCACCCTTCTACATTGCTGCCCTTATGGCTGCCAACGAGGCTGAGGTGGAGATGTTCTTTAACATGGATGGAACAAGACTCCTCAAAAAAGGTGTAGCAGAAAGAATAATCCCGGGCGAGCCTAACTGCCTTTCACCCAACGGTAAAAAGTTAAAAACGGTTTATGATTTTATGAAGGATGCTAAGCAAGCTGGAGTTAAATTTTACTCCTGCAAACAAGCCATAGATTCCTTGGGCTACAAGCCTGAGGACTTAATACCAGAATTGGATGGTGTTTATCCAGCCAGTGAGTTTGCCCTTAGGGCTATGGAGGCTGATAAGGTGCTAACTTTTTAA
- a CDS encoding glycine cleavage system protein H, whose translation MATVNGCNIPEDLLYDVDPEANAFTWAKDNGDGTYTVGLTSVAAAMAGRLVAYTPKKPGKVIERRKSIATIESGKWVGPVPTPLTGEIVEINEALKGNPALVNDDPYGAGWIAKIKPTNPEEVNNLLKGQAAVDALTKVINEKGIKCG comes from the coding sequence ATGGCAACAGTCAATGGGTGCAACATACCCGAAGACCTTTTATACGATGTGGACCCAGAAGCCAACGCCTTTACCTGGGCAAAGGACAACGGCGATGGCACCTACACAGTAGGGCTTACCTCTGTAGCAGCCGCCATGGCTGGTAGGCTTGTGGCATACACACCCAAAAAGCCCGGAAAGGTCATAGAAAGGCGCAAGAGCATAGCTACCATAGAAAGCGGTAAGTGGGTTGGACCAGTGCCTACACCTCTAACCGGAGAAATAGTGGAAATAAACGAGGCTCTGAAGGGAAATCCTGCACTTGTAAACGATGACCCTTACGGCGCTGGATGGATAGCCAAGATAAAGCCTACAAACCCAGAAGAAGTAAACAATCTTCTAAAGGGCCAAGCTGCCGTTGATGCTCTTACCAAGGTAATAAACGAAAAGGGCATAAAATGCGGATAA
- a CDS encoding radical SAM protein yields MRIIDLRGGLSHPSLEDIELDKELLEELKEGFEIRLKNFGKDIHFHSPGFKHYEVDDFSIKSGPKFVDISITGKNCELMCDHCASKILWHMIPATTPEELWKVANELKAKGIDGVLISGGSNKDGVVELYPFLDVMRRIKEELGMFVSCHVGLVDKRLSEGLKEAKVDAVLLDIIGDDQTIAEVYKLPHKSTKDYEESLRLLKEVGHNIVPHVIIGLYYGQIRGEYNAIDMIAQFDPSALVMVVVMPYYGKARFQLLPPPKPEDSARVILHARKSLPKRPVVIGCARPAGPERIRFDLYSLYAGVNGITFPAEGIFTHAKSLGLNPIISPNCCSTVFLH; encoded by the coding sequence ATGCGGATAATAGACCTAAGGGGTGGTTTGTCCCACCCCTCCTTAGAAGATATTGAGCTTGATAAGGAGCTTCTTGAGGAGCTAAAGGAAGGCTTTGAGATAAGGTTAAAGAACTTTGGCAAAGATATACACTTTCATAGTCCGGGCTTTAAGCACTATGAAGTGGATGATTTTTCCATAAAAAGTGGTCCGAAGTTTGTGGATATATCCATAACCGGTAAAAATTGCGAGCTTATGTGCGACCATTGCGCTTCCAAAATCCTCTGGCATATGATACCAGCTACAACGCCAGAAGAGCTTTGGAAGGTGGCCAATGAGTTAAAGGCCAAGGGAATAGATGGTGTTTTAATATCCGGGGGTTCCAATAAGGATGGTGTGGTGGAACTATACCCCTTTTTGGATGTAATGAGAAGGATAAAGGAAGAGCTTGGTATGTTTGTTAGCTGTCATGTGGGCCTTGTGGACAAAAGGCTCTCTGAAGGCCTAAAAGAAGCAAAGGTGGATGCAGTGCTTTTGGATATAATAGGCGATGACCAGACCATTGCAGAAGTTTATAAACTGCCTCACAAAAGCACAAAGGATTATGAAGAATCTCTTAGACTTTTAAAAGAAGTAGGACACAATATAGTCCCCCATGTGATAATAGGACTTTATTACGGGCAGATAAGGGGTGAGTACAACGCCATAGATATGATAGCCCAGTTTGACCCTTCCGCCTTGGTTATGGTGGTGGTTATGCCCTACTACGGAAAGGCACGCTTCCAGCTTTTACCCCCACCAAAGCCAGAGGATAGTGCAAGGGTTATCTTGCATGCAAGGAAATCCTTACCTAAAAGGCCTGTGGTTATAGGGTGTGCAAGACCTGCAGGTCCAGAGAGGATAAGGTTTGACCTTTATTCTCTGTATGCGGGTGTAAACGGCATAACTTTCCCGGCGGAAGGCATTTTTACCCACGCCAAAAGCCTTGGTCTAAACCCAATAATCTCACCCAACTGTTGTTCAACCGTATTTTTGCATTAA
- a CDS encoding DUF4892 domain-containing protein: MSKINIILQLMLLLICITPAFSQQDVPGSKDHPIISRYPGSFIYHYEQKEFDEFEILLGPIKGSSDRDMQLAKKEKLEGKITKIQYQCPQNRSPLEVFKNYEEALKKAGFEVIYSARGREIAGLRRFLYPYFWNVYATADDEKNFFYLSARNKSKNIVLALGILPSFDGPKVFLGIVEKKEIERGLIRAEDIYKTIKSEGKVAIYGIYFDFNKAEIKPESKPTIEEIARFLKEHPEIKVYVVGHTDNVGKLEYNMELSKKRAEAVVKELVEIYGIRQDRLKAFGVGPLAPVVPNSTEEGRAKNRRVELVEQ; the protein is encoded by the coding sequence ATGTCAAAGATTAATATTATTTTACAACTCATGCTTTTGCTTATATGTATTACGCCTGCCTTTTCACAACAAGATGTTCCTGGAAGCAAAGATCACCCAATTATTTCAAGATATCCTGGCTCTTTTATTTATCATTACGAACAGAAAGAATTTGATGAGTTTGAAATACTCCTTGGACCTATAAAAGGTTCTTCCGATAGAGATATGCAACTTGCAAAAAAGGAAAAATTAGAAGGTAAGATCACTAAGATCCAATATCAGTGCCCACAAAACAGATCACCTCTTGAAGTATTCAAGAATTATGAAGAAGCGCTTAAAAAAGCTGGATTTGAGGTTATTTATTCAGCAAGAGGAAGGGAAATTGCAGGATTAAGAAGATTCCTTTATCCTTACTTTTGGAATGTATACGCTACAGCAGATGACGAGAAAAACTTCTTTTACTTATCTGCAAGAAACAAAAGTAAAAATATAGTTTTGGCTTTAGGCATTTTACCAAGCTTTGATGGTCCAAAAGTCTTTTTAGGAATAGTTGAAAAAAAGGAAATTGAGAGAGGTTTAATTAGGGCTGAAGATATATATAAGACAATAAAAAGTGAAGGAAAAGTTGCTATCTATGGAATTTATTTTGACTTTAACAAAGCGGAAATAAAACCAGAGTCCAAACCAACCATTGAGGAAATAGCCAGATTTCTAAAAGAACATCCCGAAATAAAAGTCTATGTGGTTGGGCATACTGATAATGTAGGAAAGTTAGAATATAACATGGAGCTTTCTAAGAAAAGGGCAGAGGCAGTAGTGAAAGAACTGGTGGAAATATACGGAATTAGACAAGACAGGTTAAAAGCCTTTGGAGTAGGTCCGCTTGCACCAGTGGTTCCAAACTCAACAGAAGAAGGAAGGGCAAAAAATAGAAGGGTTGAGCTTGTAGAGCAATAA
- a CDS encoding DUF2203 domain-containing protein, translated as MKVFDLETARDLITLIKPIVEDINLKREELRDCLVRLEEEEDPLEKMYLESHIKDLDADIRRLFQKIEALGGVIKGVDPILVDFLSFHKNRYIWLCWKEDEDTIMYWHELDEGFVGRKPIDLLYE; from the coding sequence ATGAAGGTATTTGACTTAGAGACGGCAAGGGACTTAATAACTCTTATAAAGCCCATAGTGGAGGATATAAACCTAAAAAGGGAGGAGCTACGCGATTGTCTTGTAAGGCTTGAAGAGGAAGAGGACCCTTTGGAGAAGATGTATTTAGAAAGCCATATAAAGGACTTGGATGCAGATATAAGAAGGCTATTTCAAAAGATAGAAGCCCTTGGTGGTGTTATTAAGGGTGTGGACCCCATACTGGTAGATTTCCTCTCCTTCCACAAGAACAGATATATATGGCTATGTTGGAAGGAAGATGAGGACACCATTATGTACTGGCATGAGTTGGACGAGGGCTTTGTAGGTAGGAAGCCTATAGACCTGCTTTATGAGTGA
- the dcd gene encoding dCTP deaminase has translation MILSDRSIKELVRSGRLVIEPYKEENVQASSIDLTLSGEVLFYRSECIDIKSSHIPVERISIPEEGLLIPPKAFMLATTEEYIKLPEDITAFVEGRSSLGRLGLFIENAGWVDAGFEGQITLELYNANSCPIRIYKGVRICQIVLAKLDRKAEKPYRGKYQGQKGATPSRIYMDFHS, from the coding sequence ATGATATTGAGCGACAGGAGCATAAAGGAGCTTGTAAGGTCTGGAAGGTTGGTTATAGAGCCGTACAAGGAAGAAAACGTGCAGGCCTCTTCCATAGATTTAACCCTAAGCGGTGAGGTGCTTTTTTATAGGTCGGAGTGTATAGATATAAAGAGCTCCCATATACCCGTGGAAAGGATAAGCATACCAGAGGAGGGTTTGCTTATTCCCCCAAAAGCCTTTATGCTTGCCACCACAGAAGAGTATATAAAACTTCCGGAAGACATAACAGCCTTTGTGGAAGGTAGGTCCTCCCTTGGAAGGCTTGGCCTTTTTATAGAAAACGCAGGATGGGTGGATGCGGGCTTTGAGGGGCAGATAACCCTTGAGCTTTACAATGCCAACAGCTGTCCAATAAGGATTTATAAAGGCGTGCGCATATGCCAAATAGTCCTTGCCAAGCTTGACAGAAAGGCGGAAAAGCCCTACAGGGGAAAGTATCAAGGGCAAAAGGGAGCTACGCCCTCAAGGATATATATGGATTTTCACTCATAA
- a CDS encoding fimbria/pilus outer membrane usher protein, which translates to MASNSYLRGQKGYALMSSYSYTQQNLGFRATGLYASENYAGNYYQTKALRGSFSVGFSYFLPTLGSLNVDVVHSRFMDEEKNFLSLMYNKTFGGVLNFFLNFTKNFGKDNTYSFFVGVNLYPKVDYTVFSMYRNILSSRSQLFQLSKIPPIGEGYGYRMSLERTSSGDAINPYIQYRSRYGVVEAEGYFRDCYERSRVTYSGAIAYVDGTLGITRPVVDSFGLLRVGDVENVTVSLNGQPIGKANRKGFIFLPELSSYYDNIITVNDKEISLEYNIPKKEIAVSPWFKSGFCLDFSVQRVYRYSGYFIAYYLDTGEKKPLEFYEFTIENLQEMPKSKKNCITLYEKRQEKEIKAQTGKAGEFYLEGLRPGTYKIRIDIDGKTIHTKLELKDKGELVNDLGIILIPIER; encoded by the coding sequence TTGGCTTCAAATAGCTACTTAAGGGGTCAAAAGGGCTATGCTCTTATGTCCTCTTACAGCTACACCCAACAGAATTTAGGTTTTAGAGCTACTGGGCTTTATGCATCCGAAAACTACGCTGGTAATTACTACCAAACAAAAGCTCTAAGAGGAAGCTTTTCGGTGGGATTCAGCTACTTTTTGCCTACGCTTGGCAGCTTGAACGTAGATGTGGTTCACAGCAGGTTCATGGACGAAGAGAAAAACTTTCTTAGCTTAATGTACAACAAGACTTTTGGAGGGGTGCTAAACTTCTTCTTAAACTTTACAAAGAACTTTGGAAAGGATAATACATACAGCTTCTTTGTAGGAGTGAATCTTTATCCTAAGGTGGACTATACAGTGTTTTCAATGTATAGGAACATATTAAGCTCACGGTCTCAGCTCTTCCAGCTTTCCAAAATACCCCCCATCGGTGAAGGTTATGGCTACAGGATGAGCTTAGAAAGAACGTCATCTGGTGATGCTATAAACCCATATATTCAGTATAGGTCGAGGTACGGGGTTGTTGAGGCTGAGGGATATTTCAGAGATTGCTATGAGAGGTCAAGGGTTACCTACTCTGGAGCTATTGCCTACGTGGATGGTACTCTAGGAATAACCAGACCTGTAGTGGACAGCTTTGGCCTTCTTAGGGTTGGTGATGTGGAAAATGTAACAGTAAGCTTGAATGGTCAACCCATAGGCAAGGCCAATAGAAAAGGTTTTATCTTCCTGCCAGAGCTGAGCTCTTACTACGATAACATCATAACGGTAAACGACAAAGAAATCTCCCTTGAGTACAATATTCCCAAAAAAGAGATTGCCGTTTCTCCTTGGTTCAAAAGCGGCTTCTGTTTGGACTTCTCTGTACAAAGAGTTTACAGATACTCTGGATATTTCATAGCATATTACTTGGACACTGGAGAGAAAAAACCCTTGGAATTTTATGAGTTTACAATAGAGAACTTACAAGAAATGCCAAAAAGTAAGAAAAATTGTATCACATTGTACGAAAAAAGACAAGAAAAGGAGATAAAAGCTCAAACGGGCAAAGCTGGAGAGTTCTACTTAGAGGGTCTGAGACCGGGAACATACAAGATAAGGATAGACATAGATGGTAAGACGATTCATACAAAACTTGAGCTGAAGGATAAAGGAGAACTTGTCAATGACCTTGGTATAATCCTTATTCCTATAGAAAGATGA